The sequence below is a genomic window from Microbaculum marinisediminis.
AAACGAATGAACAGGTCGTGGGCGTCGTAACGCTGCTCGGTGGCCATCTCGAGCACGTCGCGAAATCCACGGGTGGTCAACAGCGCCGTCTTCGCGCCGCGACGTTCGATGATCGCGTTGGTGACGATGGTGGTGCCATGGACGATGTCGGCGATATCGGCGAACGATTTGCCGGCTTTCGCAACCAGCGCCTCCAGCCCCGCGATCGAGCCCGCGGCCGGGTCCTGCGAGGTGGTGAGCGCCTTGTGGGTATGCAGCCGACCGCTTTCCGTCTCCAGCAGGACGAAGTCGGTGAAGGTCCCTCCGATGTCGAACCCGATACGGCACTCACGCTTAGGTGTCATCGGTGACCATCCCTCTTGTGTCGCTATGCGATATTTATTATCGTAATACGATAATGCTAGCCGGAGGTCGAACTCTGTCAAGAGGGGTCGTTGCGGTGAATGCGATCGAAAACACGGCGGCTCGCCCGAAGCCGCGCAAGGAAGACACGGGCGACGGCCGATTTCTCGGGTCCGTCGAAAAGACGTTCCAGGTGCTGTCGGCTTTCAATGCCAAGCGAAAGCCGCTCAGCCTCACCGAGATCGTGCGGCTGAGTGGAATCGAGAAAAGCGCCGCACAGCGCGTGGTCTTCACCCTGCGCGCGCTCGGCTACATTCGGCAGTCGGAGACCACCCGCCTCTACAGCCTTTCGGCCCGCATGCTCGAATTCGGTGCTTCGTTTATCGCGTCGAGCCATCTGCACGAGGTCGCCGGCCCCATCCTCGAGGCCGTGAACGCGAGCTGCGAGGAGACCGTCAATCTGACGGAGCGCGAGGGAGAGGACGTGGTCTACGTGCTGCGCTATCCGAGCAGGCACGTGGTCAGCGTCGACCTGTCCTCGGGGTCGCGGCTGCCGATCTACTGCACGGCGCCAGGCCGCGCGATACTGGCCTATCTCGACGATGAGGAAGCGCGGCGCATCCTCGCGACAAGCGACCTGAAATCGCGCACCCCCACGACCAAGACCGACCCTGAGGAAATCCTGGAAGCCTGCGCAAGGGTCCGGGCCCAGGGCTACAGCCTGACGAACCAGGAAGCCTTTGTCGGCGACATCTCGGTCTCCGCGCCGGTATTCGACGAAAGCGGCGCGGTGCTCGCCGCCGTCAATATCGCGGTGCCCTGGCCGCGCTGGTCCGTCGAGCGCGTAGAGGCCGAACTCGCCCCGGTCGTCGTCGGCGCCGCGAATGCGATCTCGCTTGCGATGCGCTCAACCTGATTGAGGGACTCGCCATGACGTCTTCGCGACTTACAGACTACGTAGCCGAGCTGAACGAATGGGTCTCGATCGAGACGCCCAGTGCCGAACGAAAATCGGTCGCCCGGCTGCTCGAGCTGGTCGCGGCGCAGTGCGCCCGATCGGGCCTCTGCGTCGAATGGGCGGGCGGCGGCGACGGGGCGTGCCACACCCTGCTGGCACGCGGCGGCCCCGCCGGACCGGGGCCCGGCATCCTGGTGCTCGCCCACCTCGACACGGTGCATCCGTGCGGAACGCTCCAGTCTGCGTTGCGCTGGCGCATCGAGGGAGATCGTCTTTACGGGCCGGGGGTCTACGACATGAAAGGCTCGGCGCTGATGGCGCTCGCCGCCTGGTGCAGGCTTCGCGAAACGGGCCGGTCGAGCAAGGTGCCCGTCACCTTTCTGTTCTCGCCCGACGAGGAGATCGGAAGCCCCTCCTCTCGCGCGGTCATCGAAGACGAAGCCAGACGGGCTCTGGCGGCACTCGTTGTCGAGCCCGCGCGCGACGGCGGCAAGATCGTCACGTCCCGGAAGGGCGTGGCGCGCTTCGTCATCACGGCGAGCGGACACGCCGCCCATTCGGGATCGAACTTCGAGCTCGGCCGCAGCGCGGTCAGCGAAATCGCCGCGCACATCCCCACGATCGAGGCCCTGACGGATGTAGAGCGGGGCATCACCGTCAATGTTGGAACGATCCGCGGAGGAACCAGCCCGAACACGGTGCCGGCGCACTGCCGTATCGAGGTGGATATCCGCCTGCAGCGGCTCGATCAGGTCGAGCCGACGCTTGCCGCCATCCGCTCGCTCACTCCACGAGATCCGGACGTCACGCTCGAAATCACCGGCGAACTCAACCGCCCACCCTTCGACCACGGGCCTGAATCGCAGAGGCTGTTCCATCATGCGCGGACGGTCGCCGCGGCACTCGGCATTGAACTCGTGGGCATGGCCGCCGGCGGTGCGAGCGATGGCAACTTCACGTCCGCAATCGGCGTGCCGACGCTGGACGGATTGGGAGTGGACGGTGCCGGGGCGCATACCCTCGAAGAGCACATCCTGCTGTCATCGGTGGTCCCGCGGATAGACCTCTTCGCGTCCCTGCTCGAGACGACCGACCTCGGCAGCCTCCAAACCGCACCCACCGCCTAGTCCGCGCGCACAAAACCGGGACGTTGTCCGCGGCAGCCTGCCATGCCGTTCCGATCCCGCACGCGC
It includes:
- a CDS encoding IclR family transcriptional regulator yields the protein MNAIENTAARPKPRKEDTGDGRFLGSVEKTFQVLSAFNAKRKPLSLTEIVRLSGIEKSAAQRVVFTLRALGYIRQSETTRLYSLSARMLEFGASFIASSHLHEVAGPILEAVNASCEETVNLTEREGEDVVYVLRYPSRHVVSVDLSSGSRLPIYCTAPGRAILAYLDDEEARRILATSDLKSRTPTTKTDPEEILEACARVRAQGYSLTNQEAFVGDISVSAPVFDESGAVLAAVNIAVPWPRWSVERVEAELAPVVVGAANAISLAMRST
- a CDS encoding M20 family metallopeptidase gives rise to the protein MTSSRLTDYVAELNEWVSIETPSAERKSVARLLELVAAQCARSGLCVEWAGGGDGACHTLLARGGPAGPGPGILVLAHLDTVHPCGTLQSALRWRIEGDRLYGPGVYDMKGSALMALAAWCRLRETGRSSKVPVTFLFSPDEEIGSPSSRAVIEDEARRALAALVVEPARDGGKIVTSRKGVARFVITASGHAAHSGSNFELGRSAVSEIAAHIPTIEALTDVERGITVNVGTIRGGTSPNTVPAHCRIEVDIRLQRLDQVEPTLAAIRSLTPRDPDVTLEITGELNRPPFDHGPESQRLFHHARTVAAALGIELVGMAAGGASDGNFTSAIGVPTLDGLGVDGAGAHTLEEHILLSSVVPRIDLFASLLETTDLGSLQTAPTA